GATGCCGGAATCGATGTCGATCGAGCGGCGGCGCATGCTGGCGTTCCTTGGCGCCGAGATCGTGCTCACGCCGGCGTCGCAGGGCATGAAGGGGTCGATCGCGACCGCGGAAGAGCTGGTGCGCACGACGCCGAACGCGGTGATGCCACAGCAGTTCAAGAACCTCGCCAATCCCGAAATCCATCGCCGCACCACCGCCGAGGAGATCTGGAACGACACCGGCGGCAACATCGACTACTTCGTGGCCGGCGTCGGCACCGGCGGCACCATCACCGGGGTCGGGCAGGTGCTCAAGCCCCGCAAGCCGTCGCTGCGGATCGTCGCGGTGGAGCCCGAGGAAAGCCCGGTGCTGTCTGGCGGCCAGCACACGCCGCACAAGATCCAGGGCATCGGCGCGGGCTTCATCCCTGATATCCTCGACCGTTCGGTGATCGACGAGATCGTCAAGGTCAACAGCGCGACCGCCATCGAGACCTCGCGGGCGCTGGCGCGCAACGAAGGGATTCCCGGCGGCATTTCATCGGGCGCCGCGATTGCCGCAGCCTTGCAGATCGGCAAGCGGCCGGAGGCGGCGGGCAAGACCATCCTGGCGATTGTGCCCTCGTTCTCGGAGCGCTATCTGTCAACTGTGCTGGTTGAAGGAATCTGAGACATGGCCGATCAGCCCCGGAGACCGCGAACCCTGAGCGACGCCCGCAGCGAGGCCGAGGCGGCCTTCAAGCGCGCCACCACCAAGGTCGCGGAAGCGCCGCCGAAGGCTGCGGCTATCCCCGGTGTCCGGGAGCAGGTCACGCTGCGGATCGACCAGGACGTGCTGCAGTATTTCCAGGAGGGCGGCCCCGGCTGGCAGGACCGCATCAATGCGGCGCTGCGCAAGGCCGCTGGGAAATAGCGCTTCAGCGAGACCTCGCCGAGGACGAAGTCACGCTCTGGCGCGCGCCGCAACCGGCGTGCTCGGTTTCAGGTTCAAGAGATTGCCGGCCAGGATCATGGCCGCGCCAAGTACCGTGAAGGCATCGAGCCGCTCCGCGTAGAGCAGCCAGCCAAGGATCGCCGTAAGCGGCACGCGCAGGAAATCCATCGGGATCACGACCGTGGCGTCGGCATGCAGCAGCGCGCGAGCCATGCAGTAATGCGAGAACGTGCCGCCGAACGCGATCACGGCGAGCCAGCCCCAGGCGTGGAGCGGCGGCCATGTCCAGACATAAAGCGCGGGCAGGAGGCTCGCGGCCGACTGCACCACCAGCATCCAGAAGATGATCGCCAGTGTCTGTTCGGTTCGCGTCAGCGACTTCACGACCGTGACCGAGACACCGAAGCCGACGGCCGCGGCGAGCGCGATCATCTGGCCCGGATTGATCTCGCCGGTCGCCGGCCGCACGATCACGAACACGCCGATCAGGCCAAGCGCGATCGCGATCATCTTCCAGACCGTCATCCGCTCGCCGAGAAAACTCGCCGCGAGGATCGCAGTCCAGATCGGCATGGTGAACTCGATGGCGACCACCTGGCCGATCGGGATCAAGGTCAGCGCATAGAACCAGCCGAGTTGCGCACCGAAATGGATCAGGTTGCGTCCGATATGCACGTGGAGGCGCGCCGTCTTCACGATCGCGAAGCCGCCGTTCATCCGGATCAGCGGATAGAGCATCACGAAGCCGAGCACGCCGCGCACGCACATCAGCTGAAATACGCTCACATCGCGCGTCGCCTCGCGGCCGGCGACTGCAACAATCAGCATCAGCGCGAGCCAGCCGGACATCCACAGCGCGGCGCGGGTCTTTGAGGGTGTGCGGTCCATGGCGGGGAAACGAGGCGGGGACGGTCCGCCGGTATCGGCGAGATGAACCGGATTTGCAACGCGCAATTCTGCCGATCGAGTGATGCGCCGTCCATGCGATCGGTGCTAAGCAACGGCTGGAATAATCAGGAGGATCTGCTCATGCGTGTCTTGCAACCGGCCGAATGGTCGAAACCCCGCGGCTTCTCGCACGGCGTCGCCTTCGACAGCCCGGGCAAATGGATCGTTCTGGCCGGCCAGACCGGAGGCGACGAAAAGGGCGAATACCAGCCCGACATGGCCGCCCAGGTCGGCACCGCGCTGAAGCGTATCGTCAAGCTCCTGAACGAAGCGGGCGCCGGACCCGAGCACATCGTCCGGCTGACGTGGTACCTGACCAGCCGCAGCGAATACGAGGCCGCTGGCGCGGGCATCGGCGCGGCGTGGAGGGAGACCCTCGGGCGCAATTTCCCGCCCTCGACACTGCTCTACATCGACGGGCTGGTCGATCAGCGCGCCAAGGTTGAGATCGAAGTCACCGCGTTCGTGCCCGCCGCATAGGATCTGTCACCATGAACAATCTCAGAAAGGCACCTGACTTTCTCTCGGGGTTCGCGACCGGCTGGCCGGAACAGCAGCCCGACATCATGGTGATCTCGATGACGACGGACAAGGGCGTGCACGATTTCGCCGTGAACAAGGAGCAGGCGCTACTGATCGCTCGCACCATCCAGCAGACCGCCGAGAAACTCGCCACGCCGCCCACGGCATAACCCTCGGCGCAGCAAAAAGCCCTCGGGGGATGACCCCGAGGGCTTTTTTGTCGGCGTATCGTTTTACCGTACCAGCGCGATGTTGGCGCCGCGGAACTGGTTGTCTGCCCTGATCGCAACCGCCTGGCGGTTGCCGGTCGTGCGCATCGAGATGTCGGCATTGAAGCCGGGTGCACTGGCAATGACCTGGAAGTTTCCACCGCCGCCGCGACCCTGCAAGTTGCCGGTGACATTGCGGCTGGATTCGTTCCAGGTGCCGGTGACCGCGCTGCCCTCGGCCTGCACATTGGCCGCCAGGTTGAACTTGTACGCATCGCTGGCGCAGGTCAGGCTCATGGCCATCCGGGGGCCGGAGACGTGATAGGTCGCGCGACAGCGAATGCGCTCGCTGGAACCGTCGTCCAGCGTGACGGAGCCGCTGCCGGACCAAGTGCCGGCCATGCCGGCGAACGGGCTGGACTGGGCATGCCCGGCCGAGCTCGCCATGGCCGTCACGAAAAACGCGACGGCTGCGAATGCAGGCCGTCGCGCCTTGGCAAAAGATCCTGACGCGCTGCCGATCTTACTGACGGGACGCTTCCCATCGGCCGCTGCACGGTACGCCGGCTGATGCCCCATTCCACTTCCCCGATCCGGAGTTGCCATTGAGTTGACCGTTCGCATATGCACCATTGATCGAGACTCGCACAAGTCCCCCGCTGCCCACGGTTCCCGAGATCGCCGCCCCCGGTGCCGAGATCTTTCCGTCAGTGACGGTCAGGGTCGAACTGGTCGACGGCTCGCAACTGCCGGTCTTGGTCACGACTGTGACATTCCAAAGGCCGTCATAGGGCTGCTGGGCGGAAACGGGAGCCGCCGCGACAATGGCTGCGGAGGCGAAGGCGGACGCAACAAGCAGGTCCCGAATGCGGGTCGAACGCATGTATCAAATCCCTGTCATTTGATGAGATGGCGCGGCTTATCCGGGCATAATGTGACGAAAATTTGCTGCGTCGCAAGCATCCCGGAAAGTTCCTGTGAACTC
The DNA window shown above is from Bradyrhizobium sp. ISRA464 and carries:
- a CDS encoding RidA family protein, which produces MRVLQPAEWSKPRGFSHGVAFDSPGKWIVLAGQTGGDEKGEYQPDMAAQVGTALKRIVKLLNEAGAGPEHIVRLTWYLTSRSEYEAAGAGIGAAWRETLGRNFPPSTLLYIDGLVDQRAKVEIEVTAFVPAA
- the cysK gene encoding cysteine synthase A, which encodes MDASSTTSAVQPGRGRVYDSIVDAIGDTPIVRLRRLPQASGVNATILAKLEYFNPAASVKDRIGAAMIVAMEKAGIINPDTVLIEPTSGNTGIALAYVAASRGYRLKLVMPESMSIERRRMLAFLGAEIVLTPASQGMKGSIATAEELVRTTPNAVMPQQFKNLANPEIHRRTTAEEIWNDTGGNIDYFVAGVGTGGTITGVGQVLKPRKPSLRIVAVEPEESPVLSGGQHTPHKIQGIGAGFIPDILDRSVIDEIVKVNSATAIETSRALARNEGIPGGISSGAAIAAALQIGKRPEAAGKTILAIVPSFSERYLSTVLVEGI
- a CDS encoding BrnA antitoxin family protein, whose product is MADQPRRPRTLSDARSEAEAAFKRATTKVAEAPPKAAAIPGVREQVTLRIDQDVLQYFQEGGPGWQDRINAALRKAAGK
- a CDS encoding DMT family transporter, which encodes MDRTPSKTRAALWMSGWLALMLIVAVAGREATRDVSVFQLMCVRGVLGFVMLYPLIRMNGGFAIVKTARLHVHIGRNLIHFGAQLGWFYALTLIPIGQVVAIEFTMPIWTAILAASFLGERMTVWKMIAIALGLIGVFVIVRPATGEINPGQMIALAAAVGFGVSVTVVKSLTRTEQTLAIIFWMLVVQSAASLLPALYVWTWPPLHAWGWLAVIAFGGTFSHYCMARALLHADATVVIPMDFLRVPLTAILGWLLYAERLDAFTVLGAAMILAGNLLNLKPSTPVAARARA